A genome region from Hevea brasiliensis isolate MT/VB/25A 57/8 chromosome 7, ASM3005281v1, whole genome shotgun sequence includes the following:
- the LOC110669085 gene encoding protein NODULATION SIGNALING PATHWAY 2-like, protein MEYEQFHGPLEPSYIEEMHQCSPETFLSFQAEDPITIIQDRVVFYPNCIGRLLEIEKDLMDISSMNQDSIMDLESFLYMSELSRHMNQETQENMSKLREENSMLKGIQEELMEEGNLADLLLMGAEDVEAQNWTFSSTIILKLRDLLFEGENEGNSFNRLALFFTQGLHYRSIITNTSEKMHELGFKQTVDSISAFHVMQELSPYAKFAHFTANQAILEATQGDQEIHIIDFDILEGIQWPPLMADLAMRKNHASLKLTAMISDQQDAAAIQQTVRRLKGYADSINFSFVFEQMVMVNEDYFLSIEVGYALVANCMIHQLYMPDRCFSLVKTFLEGMSRLSPKLVVLVQEELFNFAKIPSMSFVEFFREALHHYTALSDSLVNSFSGGYYNTELKLIEKEFLGIRFLESVCKFPCEKKEKLLWRDGFASLKGFKPIPLSSYNVSQANLLVSLFNGGYRVQHEKCRLALYWKSRPLTSASIWVPIPKSR, encoded by the coding sequence atGGAATATGAACAATTCCATGGCCCACTTGAGCCGAGCTACATTGAGGAAATGCATCAATGTAGTCCAGAAACATTTCTTTCTTTCCAAGCAGAAGATCCCATCACCATTATACAAGATAGAGTAGTTTTTTATCCTAATTGCATAGGAAGATTGCTTGAAATAGAGAAAGATCTCATGGACATTAGTTCCATGAATCAAGATTCCATAATGGATCTTGAAAGCTTTCTTTACATGTCTGAATTGAGCCGTCACATGAACCAAGAAACACAAGAAAATATGAGTAAACTGAGAGAAGAAAATTCAATGCTAAAAGGAATTCAAGAAGAGCTAATGGAGGAAGGCAACTTAGCAGATCTTCTACTGATGGGAGCAGAAGATGTTGAAGCACAAAACTGGACTTTCTCTTCCACTATAATTTTGAAGCTCAGAGATCTCTTATTTGAAGGAGAAAATGAAGGCAACTCATTCAATAGGCTAGCTTTGTTCTTTACTCAAGGCCTGCACTACAGGAGTATCATCACCAATACTTCTGAAAAAATGCATGAGCTTGGTTTCAAGCAAACGGTCGACAGTATATCTGCCTTCCATGTAATGCAAGAGCTCTCGCCTTATGCCAAGTTCGCGCATTTCACAGCAAACCAAGCAATCCTGGAAGCCACACAAGGTGATCAGGAGATTCATATCATTGATTTCGACATCTTGGAGGGAATTCAGTGGCCTCCTCTAATGGCTGATCTTGCAATGAGAAAAAATCATGCTTCACTTAAACTAACAGCCATGATCAGTGACCAGCAGGATGCTGCTGCAATTCAACAGACTGTAAGAAGACTTAAGGGGTACGCAGATTCAATCAATTTTTCATTCGTGTTCGAGCAAATGGTGATGGTGAATGAAGATTATTTTCTAAGCATTGAAGTGGGTTATGCACTTGTAGCCAATTGTATGATCCACCAGCTTTACATGCCCGACAGATGCTTTTCATTGGTCAAGACTTTCTTGGAAGGTATGAGTAGATTATCACCAAAGCTAGTTGTTTTGGTGCAAGAAGAATTGTTTAATTTTGCTAAAATTCCTTCCATGTCCTTTGTGGAGTTTTTCCGTGAAGCACTTCACCATTACACTGCACTTTCTGACTCACTTGTGAATAGTTTCTCTGGTGGGTACTACAACACGGAGTTAAAACTAATAGAGAAGGAGTTTTTGGGTATCAGATTTTTAGAAAGTGTATGCAAGTTCCCCTGTGAGAAGAAAGAGAAACTCTTATGGAGAGATGGATTTGCTTCCTTGAAAGGGTTCAAGCCAATCCCTTTGAGTTCATACAATGTCTCTCAGGCCAACTTACTGGTCAGCCTGTTCAATGGAGGGTACAGGGTGCAACATGAGAAATGTAGGTTGGCCTTGTACTGGAAATCAAGGCCCCTGACATCAGCTTCTATTTGGGTGCCAATACCAAAATCCAGGTGA